The Brevibacillus brevis genome contains a region encoding:
- a CDS encoding RCC1 domain-containing protein, whose amino-acid sequence MVRREKWVALLSYTAVLSLFTTGGVAAASPAKAVSQKAEASVGATGNTEVKLQACSQADAKADASDTTMKSWKPLGNKPILEGITSIATGVIFDEAGYGWRPGISYAFTEDGQVWKWGFQSDKKYEPHKLAGIKDAKQVMTDYVLTSAGEVWQIDEKKAPEKLAGLDKIKNIQQIDLHEGVLFLLKEDGTVWKWQDGAKAAEKVTKLSNIRDMYSSAFSLFLVDDQGKLLYLDGKSGELNTEKLQEMDIPGKVKQVAVDYTDRALIQTEKGEVYSYNTKENEKVVRAAHADGATRMAVGGEGLYLVVKADGTVWGWGHNTHGMLGANLENELKEPVKIAGLSDITDVRAGTDHVIALDKTGNVYSFGSNMTGQLGRIPVTFDKWTELGELRDVKQVVTELDRPYFVRKDGSVWSFGADRVPYEVKGPAKVKTMDSIMDFPVTLNENGQIQLWTSEFSSCETLALPSRIKDFVGGEKHFLLRTEDDQFLTVEFSYNSAERGGGSGITNLRPKKVETLKIDSKMAADVTKLYANLYTFFAVTKNGQVLYAERKNDEPFTSFAQIAGMKGIRELAPEYFVRYTKDTASVWAIDDAGKVQEIQVYPESEGNDAGAIKVKLEPKAEEGIAMMSGRLRITKDGQIFEHDWEPLQKQKVAAPVRLISSTYDYAIEGPGSHYHVLITEDDKIVLIGDNPYGKGELQPDLVRQ is encoded by the coding sequence ATGGTACGAAGAGAGAAATGGGTAGCATTATTGAGCTATACCGCGGTACTCTCCCTATTTACGACGGGTGGGGTCGCTGCTGCATCCCCTGCGAAGGCAGTTTCCCAAAAAGCAGAAGCATCGGTTGGCGCGACGGGAAATACCGAGGTGAAGCTGCAGGCTTGCAGTCAAGCTGATGCAAAAGCGGATGCTTCGGACACAACGATGAAGTCCTGGAAACCATTGGGGAATAAGCCGATACTGGAAGGGATTACTTCGATTGCAACAGGCGTCATTTTTGATGAAGCAGGCTATGGATGGAGGCCAGGCATTTCTTATGCCTTCACCGAGGATGGGCAAGTGTGGAAATGGGGCTTTCAATCTGACAAGAAGTATGAACCGCACAAGCTAGCCGGGATCAAAGATGCCAAGCAAGTCATGACGGATTATGTCCTCACGAGCGCCGGTGAAGTATGGCAGATCGACGAGAAGAAAGCACCAGAAAAACTGGCCGGTCTGGATAAAATCAAGAACATTCAGCAGATCGACCTTCATGAAGGCGTACTCTTTTTACTAAAAGAAGATGGTACTGTATGGAAATGGCAAGATGGAGCGAAAGCAGCAGAAAAGGTGACGAAGCTCTCGAATATCCGTGACATGTATAGCTCAGCCTTTTCCTTGTTTCTAGTAGATGACCAAGGGAAGCTTCTTTATCTCGATGGCAAATCCGGAGAGCTGAACACAGAAAAACTGCAGGAAATGGATATCCCAGGGAAAGTCAAACAGGTAGCCGTCGATTACACGGATCGTGCCTTGATCCAAACAGAAAAAGGCGAAGTGTACAGCTACAATACAAAAGAAAATGAAAAAGTAGTGCGTGCTGCTCATGCAGATGGTGCCACGCGGATGGCAGTTGGCGGAGAAGGATTATACTTGGTCGTAAAAGCGGACGGAACTGTTTGGGGCTGGGGACATAATACCCATGGAATGCTCGGTGCGAATCTGGAAAATGAGCTGAAGGAGCCTGTCAAAATAGCAGGTCTATCTGATATTACAGACGTACGAGCGGGCACCGACCATGTGATTGCTCTCGATAAAACAGGAAACGTTTATTCATTTGGCAGCAATATGACAGGACAGCTGGGACGAATCCCTGTTACGTTTGACAAATGGACAGAATTGGGCGAATTACGTGATGTAAAACAGGTAGTAACTGAGCTGGATCGACCGTACTTCGTTCGTAAGGATGGTTCTGTATGGAGTTTTGGCGCGGATCGAGTGCCATATGAAGTGAAAGGACCTGCGAAAGTAAAAACAATGGATAGCATCATGGATTTTCCGGTTACCTTGAATGAGAACGGACAAATCCAGTTGTGGACGAGTGAATTTAGCAGCTGTGAAACATTGGCGTTGCCTTCTCGCATCAAGGATTTTGTTGGTGGGGAGAAGCATTTCTTGTTGCGTACGGAAGATGACCAATTCTTGACTGTGGAATTCAGTTATAATTCCGCCGAACGCGGAGGGGGATCTGGCATCACGAACTTGCGCCCCAAAAAAGTGGAAACCCTCAAGATCGATTCAAAAATGGCTGCGGATGTAACCAAGCTTTATGCCAATCTTTATACGTTCTTTGCAGTGACGAAAAATGGTCAGGTATTGTACGCAGAACGGAAGAATGATGAACCGTTTACTTCATTTGCGCAGATAGCTGGTATGAAAGGCATTCGTGAGCTTGCACCTGAGTATTTTGTCCGTTATACAAAGGATACCGCATCAGTTTGGGCGATTGATGATGCAGGCAAGGTTCAGGAAATTCAGGTGTACCCTGAGAGCGAAGGGAATGACGCAGGAGCCATCAAAGTGAAGCTGGAACCCAAAGCGGAAGAAGGCATTGCCATGATGAGCGGACGTTTGCGGATTACCAAGGATGGGCAAATATTCGAACATGATTGGGAACCACTTCAAAAGCAAAAAGTGGCTGCTCCCGTCAGACTGATTTCATCCACGTATGACTATGCAATTGAGGGCCCCGGCTCGCATTACCATGTGCTGATCACAGAAGATGATAAGATTGTATTGATTGGCGATAATCCATACGGAAAAGGCGAGCTTCAACCAGATTTGGTGAGACAATAA
- a CDS encoding alpha/beta-type small acid-soluble spore protein, whose product MARSNSLVYGQARAALDQLKYEIAAEFGVELGADTSARQNGSVGGEMTKRLVQYAEQQMFRL is encoded by the coding sequence ATGGCACGTTCGAATTCCTTGGTGTATGGACAAGCTCGCGCAGCACTTGATCAATTAAAGTACGAGATCGCTGCTGAATTTGGAGTCGAGTTGGGAGCAGATACGTCGGCACGCCAAAATGGCTCTGTCGGCGGAGAGATGACGAAGCGTTTGGTACAATATGCGGAACAGCAAATGTTTCGTTTGTAA
- a CDS encoding GreA/GreB family elongation factor — protein MNPSILNGTRNHLINQLVFFDEQYSLFYDQYVRNYGKEKQAIDEIVERYKQTLESLLSKEDSALFQSLKAVTLLGSSVKVLFEEDQFEESFTVVYPTDIDPDNNRISFLSPIGRQLLLAAPHDSVVLESPVGRQQVQVREISFTYMGGFSSP, from the coding sequence ATGAACCCTAGTATATTGAATGGCACCAGAAATCATCTGATCAACCAGCTTGTCTTTTTTGACGAGCAGTATTCGCTCTTTTACGATCAATATGTACGCAATTATGGAAAAGAAAAGCAAGCCATCGATGAGATTGTCGAGCGTTACAAGCAAACACTTGAAAGCCTTTTGTCAAAAGAAGACAGTGCACTCTTTCAATCGCTTAAAGCAGTTACGTTATTAGGCAGCAGCGTAAAAGTGCTATTTGAAGAAGATCAATTTGAGGAGTCATTTACTGTGGTGTATCCCACAGACATTGACCCGGATAACAACAGAATTTCATTCTTATCGCCCATAGGCAGGCAATTGCTGCTAGCGGCTCCACACGATTCTGTTGTGCTGGAAAGTCCGGTTGGCAGGCAACAGGTGCAGGTTCGGGAGATAAGCTTTACATATATGGGGGGATTCTCGTCACCTTAG
- a CDS encoding EAL domain-containing protein — protein MTSWFCTTSSHRFRRGSINSVNLSSRQFHQPNLVGYIRQILVESGLEPQYLELEITESMMMDAELSTEILKELNDYGVKISLDDFGTGYSSLSYLKLLPIHKLKIDRSFITDITMNPSDQAIVATIISMAKHFNMNVIVEGIETQGQLDFLTENACKEIQGYYFSHPLPATEVEKAFFTPVRKRFDHPL, from the coding sequence ATGACGAGCTGGTTTTGTACTACCAGCAGCCACAGATTCAGACGGGGATCAATCAACTCAGTCAATCTGTCCTCTCGTCAGTTCCACCAACCCAATCTCGTAGGTTATATTCGACAAATTCTGGTAGAGAGCGGACTCGAACCGCAGTACTTGGAATTAGAAATAACGGAAAGCATGATGATGGACGCAGAACTTTCCACAGAAATTTTAAAGGAATTGAATGATTATGGCGTCAAAATTAGTCTGGACGATTTCGGAACGGGTTACAGCTCGCTCAGCTACCTCAAGCTGCTGCCCATTCACAAGCTGAAAATTGATCGTTCGTTCATTACGGATATTACAATGAATCCGAGTGATCAGGCGATCGTCGCAACGATCATTTCCATGGCGAAGCATTTTAACATGAATGTCATTGTGGAAGGGATCGAGACGCAGGGACAGTTAGACTTTCTCACGGAGAATGCCTGCAAGGAAATCCAAGGGTATTACTTTAGCCACCCATTACCCGCAACGGAAGTAGAGAAAGCATTCTTCACGCCGGTCCGCAAGCGTTTTGATCATCCTCTGTAA
- a CDS encoding EAL domain-containing protein: MNVVLQKEPPYPVFQPLVHLTTGQFFGYEALLRSAAHYSPESLFRKARSEGHLYELDTLSIKKAIQSYFTNVTFNDHVPLLFINVFPSTLLNPAFLSFITEGLFRSWNSRIVLEINEANEEDKMWEIRLLGQKIHELRQHGFLIALDDVGSGAASLKKIVEYEPDIVKLDRYFGKQLSSEPNKQKLVSLFVQYCQDQTQLVLEGIEEPEDLSAALALGVPVGQGFLLGHPEPLQATQKRR, from the coding sequence ATGAACGTCGTATTGCAAAAGGAACCTCCATATCCTGTTTTTCAGCCCCTGGTGCATTTGACGACAGGACAATTTTTCGGGTATGAAGCACTTCTTCGCTCAGCTGCACACTACTCGCCAGAATCCCTTTTTCGAAAGGCTCGTTCAGAAGGACACTTGTATGAGTTGGATACGCTGTCGATAAAAAAAGCAATTCAATCGTACTTTACGAATGTGACTTTCAACGATCATGTTCCGCTCTTGTTCATCAACGTGTTTCCTTCTACGTTGTTGAACCCTGCTTTCCTATCGTTTATTACCGAGGGCTTGTTTAGATCGTGGAACAGTCGAATTGTCTTGGAAATTAACGAGGCCAATGAAGAAGACAAGATGTGGGAAATCAGATTGTTGGGGCAAAAAATACATGAGCTGCGACAGCATGGATTCTTGATCGCATTAGATGATGTCGGCTCGGGTGCCGCGTCATTAAAAAAGATCGTGGAGTATGAACCGGATATCGTTAAGCTCGACAGGTACTTCGGCAAGCAATTGTCCTCCGAACCGAATAAGCAAAAGCTCGTCTCGCTTTTCGTCCAATACTGTCAAGATCAAACGCAGCTTGTACTGGAAGGAATCGAGGAGCCGGAAGATTTATCTGCCGCTTTGGCATTAGGGGTACCTGTTGGTCAAGGTTTTTTGCTGGGGCACCCAGAACCACTTCAAGCAACACAAAAAAGACGATGA
- a CDS encoding CsxC family protein: MGIHGDGCKCGQTQVTQNSCTVENARVFGMASTETAFPKTIKVPVTLAETAVVVCVEANVHLERPALEIIRVLKSVILEQCELVPTFNPLSAKLFVSGFIRKNIEYTTVDQVTGSAVCGDVRHTTALIPFDFCTDLTFPATGPTLQLAPDFESHGEYLNKSGHGAKINVGLFGNRKFYNERPYCELLFTEFTELDIGLENKRCKDTTKTFSTVREKIVLRLGLKVLQDQQVPIPTTPAPTPPPKPTFPPPCKPICPPKKKW, from the coding sequence ATGGGTATACATGGCGATGGCTGTAAATGTGGCCAAACTCAAGTTACGCAAAATAGCTGCACGGTGGAAAACGCCCGTGTGTTCGGAATGGCTTCAACCGAAACCGCTTTTCCTAAAACAATTAAAGTACCTGTAACGTTGGCAGAAACGGCTGTTGTCGTCTGTGTGGAGGCTAATGTCCATTTGGAAAGGCCTGCACTTGAGATCATTCGAGTATTAAAGAGTGTCATTTTGGAGCAATGTGAGCTGGTTCCCACATTCAACCCGTTATCTGCAAAGTTGTTCGTCAGTGGTTTTATTCGCAAAAATATCGAGTACACCACAGTCGATCAAGTAACGGGAAGTGCTGTATGCGGTGATGTACGACATACAACGGCGCTGATCCCATTCGATTTCTGTACGGATCTGACCTTTCCGGCTACAGGACCGACTTTGCAGCTGGCACCAGATTTCGAGTCACACGGAGAATATCTGAATAAATCGGGTCATGGGGCAAAGATTAACGTAGGTTTGTTTGGCAACCGAAAATTTTACAACGAAAGACCGTATTGTGAGCTGCTATTCACGGAATTCACCGAATTAGACATCGGTTTGGAAAATAAGCGGTGCAAAGACACAACCAAGACATTCTCGACCGTTCGTGAAAAAATCGTTCTGCGTCTTGGCCTGAAGGTTTTGCAGGATCAGCAAGTTCCTATTCCAACAACACCAGCACCGACACCACCACCAAAACCGACATTTCCGCCGCCTTGCAAACCGATATGTCCACCTAAGAAAAAATGGTAG
- a CDS encoding YjdF family protein: MKLTVYFDGQYWVGVVEQQEAGHLKASRYIFGAEPKDGEVQLFVLHQIHSLLDATQQTIQVETPSQQRVNPKRLARQVAKEMKSSGVSTRAQEAIKLELSRRKKEKKVVGRQRLLEIQEKKWQQKVQKAKRKHRGR; the protein is encoded by the coding sequence TTGAAACTAACCGTGTATTTTGATGGGCAGTACTGGGTAGGAGTCGTTGAGCAACAAGAAGCTGGACATTTGAAAGCGTCCAGGTACATTTTTGGAGCGGAACCTAAAGATGGAGAAGTCCAATTGTTTGTGTTGCACCAGATTCACTCTCTCCTTGATGCTACCCAACAAACGATCCAAGTGGAGACACCATCTCAGCAAAGAGTAAACCCCAAGCGTCTTGCTCGACAAGTCGCGAAGGAAATGAAGTCTAGCGGTGTGTCTACCCGTGCTCAAGAAGCCATAAAACTTGAGCTGAGCAGACGTAAGAAAGAAAAGAAAGTCGTCGGAAGACAAAGATTGCTTGAGATTCAAGAGAAAAAATGGCAGCAAAAGGTTCAAAAAGCAAAAAGAAAGCACAGAGGAAGATGA
- a CDS encoding superoxide dismutase, translating to MEAFTLPELPYRYDELEPYLDARTMEIHHGKHHATYVANLNKALENYSQFRNASVEELISNLEDIPEDIRMAVRNHGGGHYGHSLYWSIMSPAGGGKPTGDIAKGIDKYFGSFEEMKDELTKAAVSRFGSGWGWLVVNGDKLEVTSTPNQDTPFMEKKTPILVVDVWEHAYYLQYQNKRPDFVSSWWNVVNWEEVNRLYNEAIR from the coding sequence ATGGAAGCCTTTACGTTACCGGAACTGCCATATCGCTATGATGAGCTGGAACCTTACCTGGATGCGAGAACGATGGAAATTCATCACGGGAAGCATCATGCAACGTATGTGGCCAACTTAAACAAGGCCCTAGAAAACTACTCGCAGTTCAGGAATGCTTCGGTCGAAGAACTAATCAGTAACTTGGAGGATATCCCGGAAGACATTCGCATGGCAGTTCGCAATCATGGAGGCGGTCATTATGGACACAGCTTGTATTGGTCGATCATGAGTCCGGCTGGCGGCGGGAAACCGACAGGGGATATTGCGAAAGGAATCGACAAGTATTTCGGAAGTTTTGAGGAAATGAAGGATGAATTGACAAAAGCAGCTGTCAGTCGCTTCGGATCAGGATGGGGCTGGCTTGTAGTCAACGGAGACAAGTTGGAAGTGACGAGCACGCCCAATCAGGATACTCCTTTTATGGAGAAGAAAACGCCCATATTGGTCGTAGATGTGTGGGAGCATGCTTATTACTTGCAGTACCAAAACAAGCGCCCTGATTTTGTCTCGTCCTGGTGGAATGTGGTCAACTGGGAGGAAGTCAATCGTTTGTATAACGAAGCAATCCGCTAA
- a CDS encoding TetR/AcrR family transcriptional regulator codes for MSKDNKTHQHIVDAAFQLFAEHGIEKTSLTMIATEVGITKPAIYYHFASKDALLDYLFDQLFGNYTFSHFFTVTDFTADNFAELLIETGLKLLPSEEEDYAFLRVFNQFLLSVSQKEKYRDKLRLMQEDFLQGFTSLLERGIELGVVPPDRVVAKAHILALVVDNISNYLLMGIELDQRDIWTETVRSVLK; via the coding sequence ATGTCAAAAGATAATAAAACACATCAACATATTGTAGATGCAGCCTTTCAATTATTCGCGGAGCATGGGATTGAAAAGACGAGCTTGACGATGATTGCTACAGAAGTAGGGATCACAAAGCCGGCGATCTACTACCACTTTGCATCAAAGGACGCACTTCTCGATTATTTGTTTGATCAACTGTTTGGAAACTATACATTCTCCCATTTTTTCACGGTTACGGATTTTACAGCTGACAATTTCGCGGAACTCCTTATCGAAACTGGCTTGAAGTTATTGCCGAGCGAGGAAGAGGATTATGCCTTTTTACGCGTCTTCAATCAATTTCTGCTGTCTGTCAGTCAAAAAGAGAAGTACCGTGACAAGTTGCGGCTGATGCAAGAAGATTTTTTGCAGGGCTTTACCTCCTTATTGGAGCGAGGGATAGAGTTAGGTGTCGTCCCACCTGATCGTGTCGTAGCAAAAGCTCATATTCTAGCGCTTGTCGTTGATAATATTAGTAACTACTTGCTGATGGGGATTGAGCTAGACCAGAGGGATATCTGGACTGAAACAGTGAGAAGCGTGCTAAAGTAA
- a CDS encoding MFS transporter yields the protein MFRIRFSIFLSVFVAMVGLMIIAPVMPPLIRELGLNEIHSGIIISLGSIAMAVMAPVWGRLSDRRGRKAVIVIGFIGMFVSYVLFTATMYAGLSQLIGGGLLVLLLIMARGLIGMFIPAVPSAAQAYMADVTDEKGRAAGMALIGAANGMGLVLGPAIAGAFALIGLIWPLYIGALLPIVALLVVSFLIPAHKPVIQEKLPKVNPFQKGLTLYLFAGLATMVSIVTLQVVGGFYFQDQLSLTTKETARMISVGLMITGVAMIVTQGLQMRNPKWQPKPLILIGSLLVIISLALFLFFMNLIVYYVAFFLFGIGTGFMMPGFMAGSSLAVGREQQGGVAGLVASVQGISAVIAPILSTSLYQLEKHLPFAVVGVLVILMGMTLLFSNKEKGFTTQRHL from the coding sequence ATGTTTCGAATACGGTTCAGTATCTTTTTAAGTGTGTTTGTCGCGATGGTAGGCTTGATGATTATTGCTCCTGTGATGCCCCCGCTCATTCGTGAATTGGGACTCAATGAAATCCATTCTGGCATCATTATTTCACTCGGCTCCATTGCAATGGCTGTGATGGCGCCCGTTTGGGGACGGTTAAGCGATCGAAGGGGAAGGAAAGCAGTCATTGTCATTGGCTTTATCGGAATGTTCGTGAGTTATGTCCTGTTCACGGCAACGATGTATGCGGGTTTGTCGCAGCTCATAGGAGGTGGATTACTGGTTCTTTTGCTGATTATGGCTCGTGGATTAATCGGGATGTTTATTCCGGCCGTTCCTTCGGCGGCGCAGGCGTACATGGCGGACGTCACGGATGAAAAAGGCAGAGCAGCAGGTATGGCGTTAATCGGCGCCGCCAATGGGATGGGGCTTGTTCTTGGCCCGGCGATTGCTGGAGCCTTTGCGCTTATCGGTCTCATCTGGCCGTTATACATTGGCGCCCTGTTACCGATTGTCGCTTTGCTTGTCGTCAGTTTCTTGATTCCTGCTCACAAACCAGTTATTCAAGAAAAACTACCCAAGGTGAATCCTTTTCAAAAAGGCCTAACGCTTTATTTGTTTGCTGGATTGGCGACAATGGTCAGTATCGTTACCTTGCAGGTCGTGGGTGGGTTTTATTTTCAGGACCAGTTGTCTTTGACGACGAAGGAAACCGCTCGCATGATTTCAGTTGGCCTCATGATTACCGGAGTAGCGATGATCGTTACGCAAGGACTCCAAATGAGAAATCCGAAATGGCAGCCAAAACCACTTATTCTAATTGGTTCGTTGCTTGTCATCATCAGCTTGGCTCTCTTTCTTTTTTTCATGAACTTGATCGTATATTACGTAGCTTTTTTCTTGTTCGGTATTGGAACCGGGTTCATGATGCCGGGATTTATGGCTGGCTCTTCCTTAGCAGTTGGTCGCGAGCAACAGGGAGGCGTAGCGGGGCTTGTCGCATCCGTCCAAGGTATTTCTGCTGTGATCGCGCCCATTCTCAGCACAAGTCTTTACCAATTGGAAAAGCATCTCCCTTTTGCAGTAGTAGGCGTGCTTGTCATATTGATGGGAATGACATTGCTCTTTTCCAATAAGGAGAAAGGATTTACGACACAGCGACATCTATGA
- a CDS encoding diguanylate cyclase domain-containing protein, whose protein sequence is MINDSLGHTYGDRFLQEVSERIKKSAEGFDVTIARMGGDEFTRICQNVET, encoded by the coding sequence ATGATCAATGACTCGTTGGGCCATACGTACGGGGATCGTTTTTTGCAAGAAGTGAGCGAGCGTATCAAAAAAAGCGCGGAAGGATTCGATGTGACAATTGCCCGTATGGGGGGTGATGAGTTCACACGGATCTGCCAAAATGTTGAAACGTGA
- a CDS encoding catalase: MDDNSKSIDQSEENILTNRQGHPITDNQNLRTVGNRGPTVLENYDFLEKITHFDREKTPERVVHSRGAGAHGYFEAYGTVGNEPISTYTRAKLFSERGKKTPVFVRFSTVIHGTHSPETLRDPRGFAVKFYTEDGNWDLVGNNLKVFFIRDAMKFPDLVHAFKPDPVTNIQDVERIFDFISNTPEAMHMITFLFSPWGIPANYRQMQGSGVNTYKWVNHEGKAVLVKYHWQPLAQGIKNLTQKQAEEIQGKNFNHATQDLYEAIERGEYPEWEMCVQIMSDDDHPELDFDPLDPTKIWPEDQFPFLPVGKMVLNKNPDNYFAEVEQAAFGTGVLVDGLDFSDDKLLQGRTFSYSDTQRYRVGANYLQLPINAPKKHVATNQEGGQMLYQVDRTQRHINYEPSTIGGLQEAKQAAPDHQPEVEGKVVRQKIDRTNDFKQAGERYRIMEDWEREDLIANLTDALLSCDPRIQEKMLGYFSQCDEEYGERLKAGIAQGNGGNSKEMGGPMGATNPGAAVKEAEQKSRPSKPY, encoded by the coding sequence ATGGATGACAATAGCAAGTCCATCGACCAATCAGAAGAAAATATCCTGACAAATCGTCAAGGCCATCCGATCACAGACAACCAGAACTTGCGGACAGTTGGAAATCGCGGACCAACCGTTCTGGAGAATTACGACTTTCTTGAAAAAATCACACATTTTGATCGGGAGAAAACACCTGAGCGTGTCGTGCATAGCCGTGGTGCAGGAGCACATGGCTATTTTGAAGCGTATGGAACCGTAGGGAATGAGCCGATTTCTACGTACACGAGGGCAAAGCTGTTTTCGGAGCGAGGGAAAAAAACGCCTGTGTTTGTGCGGTTTTCTACGGTTATTCATGGGACACATTCGCCCGAGACATTGCGCGATCCACGTGGATTTGCCGTGAAGTTTTATACAGAGGACGGGAACTGGGATCTGGTTGGCAACAACCTTAAAGTTTTTTTTATTCGAGATGCGATGAAGTTTCCTGATCTTGTCCATGCGTTCAAGCCTGATCCAGTGACAAACATTCAAGATGTGGAACGGATCTTTGACTTCATCTCGAACACGCCAGAGGCCATGCATATGATTACGTTTTTGTTCTCCCCGTGGGGAATACCAGCGAACTATCGGCAAATGCAAGGCTCTGGCGTAAACACGTACAAGTGGGTAAACCACGAAGGAAAAGCGGTCCTGGTCAAATACCATTGGCAGCCGTTAGCGCAAGGGATTAAGAATTTGACACAAAAACAGGCGGAAGAGATCCAAGGGAAAAACTTCAATCATGCCACGCAGGACTTGTATGAAGCGATTGAGCGAGGAGAATATCCGGAGTGGGAAATGTGCGTCCAGATCATGAGTGATGACGATCATCCTGAGCTCGATTTTGATCCGCTTGATCCAACGAAAATATGGCCCGAAGATCAGTTCCCGTTTCTTCCTGTAGGCAAAATGGTTTTGAACAAAAACCCGGATAACTATTTTGCTGAGGTCGAGCAAGCAGCTTTTGGGACAGGTGTTTTAGTGGATGGACTTGATTTTTCTGATGACAAGCTACTGCAAGGAAGGACCTTTTCCTACTCCGATACGCAACGTTATCGGGTTGGCGCGAACTATTTGCAGCTTCCGATTAACGCTCCCAAAAAGCATGTAGCTACCAACCAGGAAGGTGGTCAAATGCTGTATCAAGTCGATCGGACGCAGCGGCATATTAACTATGAGCCATCAACGATTGGCGGATTGCAGGAAGCCAAGCAAGCAGCTCCTGATCATCAGCCAGAAGTGGAAGGGAAGGTCGTTCGTCAAAAGATTGATCGCACCAACGATTTCAAACAGGCGGGAGAACGTTATCGAATCATGGAAGACTGGGAAAGAGAAGACCTCATTGCCAATCTGACGGATGCACTCCTCTCCTGTGATCCTCGTATTCAAGAGAAAATGCTTGGCTACTTCTCGCAATGTGACGAAGAGTACGGCGAGCGTTTGAAAGCAGGAATCGCACAGGGCAATGGCGGAAACAGCAAGGAGATGGGCGGACCGATGGGCGCAACGAATCCCGGAGCGGCTGTCAAGGAAGCCGAACAGAAGTCTCGTCCGTCCAAGCCTTACTGA
- a CDS encoding helix-turn-helix transcriptional regulator: protein MNRHAVYFQEQEKRREILVLLKKRRSINAQELSKHLGITKVAVRKHLDVLHRERYIESRIVRQRTGRPTYVYYLTNTAEQLFPRHYSDLATEMVAGIQDLYGEAFVDQLFEKRMARSLQNYREVMRGQGFDQRVKTLASIQNEEGYMPHLEKIRDGLYALEEANCPLLQVAIRYRHACQCELSLFESLVDAHVERTACMTEGQVKCRYLIKEKRSNEES from the coding sequence ATGAACAGACACGCGGTCTATTTTCAAGAACAGGAGAAGCGTCGAGAAATTTTGGTGTTGCTTAAGAAGCGCCGTTCGATCAATGCCCAGGAACTGTCAAAGCATCTTGGCATAACCAAAGTCGCGGTGCGTAAGCATTTAGATGTTTTGCATAGAGAACGGTATATCGAGTCGCGAATCGTCCGCCAGCGAACAGGCAGACCAACCTATGTGTATTATCTGACGAATACTGCTGAGCAATTATTTCCGCGTCACTACAGCGATTTGGCTACGGAGATGGTGGCGGGCATTCAGGATTTGTATGGGGAAGCCTTCGTCGATCAATTATTTGAGAAGAGAATGGCACGGTCGTTACAAAACTATCGGGAGGTAATGAGAGGACAAGGTTTTGACCAGCGAGTGAAAACGTTGGCGAGCATACAAAATGAAGAAGGATACATGCCTCACTTGGAAAAAATCAGGGATGGTTTGTATGCGCTTGAAGAAGCAAATTGTCCTCTCCTACAAGTAGCCATTCGCTATCGCCACGCATGTCAATGCGAGCTCTCCTTGTTTGAGTCGCTAGTAGATGCGCATGTAGAGCGTACTGCGTGTATGACGGAAGGACAAGTGAAATGCCGTTACCTGATTAAAGAAAAGCGCAGCAATGAAGAATCGTAG
- a CDS encoding MerR family DNA-binding protein, with amino-acid sequence MDRLTRSQVASEANVHIETVRYYEKRGLIATAPRNESGYRMFPLQTVADIRFIKRAQEIGFTLEEIKNLLILYKKDEELPTQEMHQLALAKIEEINKKISQLEHFKALLEEVTDRAPSMWSRSKEQCPIMQKCSKGEK; translated from the coding sequence ATGGATAGATTGACCAGAAGCCAAGTGGCGAGTGAAGCCAACGTGCATATTGAAACAGTCAGATACTACGAAAAAAGGGGACTCATTGCCACAGCCCCTCGGAATGAATCCGGCTACCGCATGTTTCCACTGCAAACCGTTGCCGACATCCGATTTATTAAACGTGCTCAGGAAATTGGCTTTACCTTAGAAGAGATCAAAAACCTTTTGATTCTGTACAAAAAAGACGAAGAGCTTCCCACTCAGGAAATGCACCAGCTGGCCCTTGCCAAAATAGAAGAAATCAACAAAAAAATAAGCCAGCTTGAGCATTTCAAAGCATTACTTGAAGAAGTCACGGATCGTGCGCCATCGATGTGGTCCCGCTCAAAGGAGCAATGCCCGATCATGCAAAAATGTTCAAAAGGAGAGAAGTAG